A segment of the Desulfurococcus mucosus DSM 2162 genome:
GTAACAGGACTCGTATACTTCTTCGCCGCAGCCCTCCTCTACTTCGCTGTCGGCGCATTAAACATGGGGTATATAGCCGCCTGGAATATTTTCCCAGGCGTCGTCACGGGTAAAGCCCTCTACGCCTCCATACCACTCAGCGAGACCCTGCTCTTCATACTCCTCTTAATGACGTGGAGCCTCATAGCCGAAGAGGCCCTGGCACCCCTCCACTTCTGGCTCCCCGACGCCTATAGTGCTGCACCACCAGCGGTCGCCGGGCTGCTCGCCGGCGTCGGAGAGGCAGTCGGCTACTACCTGTTGTTAAGACTCTACTACACGGTTTACTCCACGATACCCTGGCCCGTTGCACTAATGCTCAGGGTTGTAGGTGCAGCAACGATCATCGTGGGCGGCCTCGGCATGGTTTACTCAAAGAGGCTGCTTAAAACAGTCTCCTACAGCGTCATCCTCGACACGGGTTACATAGCTATAGCGGCCTCCCTCGGCCCAGCAGGGGTTCCAGCAGTCTTATCATACATAGTGGCCCACGCAGTGGTGAAGCCATTGCTCTTCACGGTGAGCGGGTGGGCGGCGCATGCAAGGGGGAGTGACTCGCTTGAAGACTTGAAAGGGGTTTTCAGGGGAAGCACTATCATGCAGCTGGGCTTCACCACGGGTGCACTCGCCGTCATAGGGGTGCCCCCCACAGTACTCTTCGCAGCCAAGCTGAGCCTCTACACGGGTCTACTCAACGGTATTACATCGGATCCAACACTAATACTATCCCTGGCAGCAGCCCTGTTGGGCAGCGGGCTCGCGTTAGCGGGCTTCATAAAAGCAGTGTCGATAACGGTGCTCTCACATGACGGTGAGGCGGGCTCACCGGGCACGATTATTAAAGGCTACACACTCCTCTTCACACTACTAGTCCTAGGCTTAGGGGTAGCGTACGGCCCCCTGGTGAACAGCTTCATAGAGCCGGCTTCATCCACGCTCCTATACGGTAGATTCAACTACGCATTGAACGCGCTCTACTCGATCCTTAAAGGTGGTTAGAGATGGTGTTGGAGAAGGCGGCTAAGTGGAGTTTCTCCAGGAGCCTCTGGATGATACACTACTGCTCAGCATGCGGTGCAGTAGAGTTCCCTCCACTCGTAATGTCCCCGCTGGACTGGGAGAGATACGGCTACATGCCCACGCCGTCACCGAGGCAGAGCGACCTCTACATAGGGATGGGTTACCTGACGAAGAAGACTGTTAAACTCTTCCTCAACATGTACAGGCAGATGCCGGAGCCCAGGCTAGTGCTAGCTGGATGCAACTGCACGTCGACAGGCGGCCTCTACTGGGATAGCTACGCCACGTACAAGAGGCTCGACGACTTCGTTGAAGTAGAGGGCTGGGTCCCTGGATGCATGCCCATGCCCGACGACTACACTGCGATGATAGAGCATGTGAGGAGGGATATAGCGGGCCGCGGCTTCGAGAAATATGTTTCAAGGATAAAGCCCGATGCATTCAAGAAGATAGCTGAGCTAGAAGAACTCGAGAAGCAGTGGAGGCTCCAATACGAGGAGAAGATGCGGGCAGAGGCATCTAAGCCGCTTAACTACGACTTCAAGGAGACTTATCCAGCGTGCTACGAGGAGGACAGGGAGCTCAAGATATGTAGAACCACGGTGTCACCCGCGAGGCTCAGAGAGGTTCTAGTGGAGTTGAAGAACAAGGGCTACATACTCCTCGTAAACATAGACACCGTTGACTACCCTGAGAAAGGAGTCATAGAAGTATACTACATAGTTGAAAACCCCTCAGACGCCTCACAGACATGGGTTAAAACATACGTGGGGAGAGCCGCGCCTGAAATAGACTCAGTGAGCGACATCTACCCGATCGCCAAGTACATTGAGAGAGAGGTCTAC
Coding sequences within it:
- the nuoB gene encoding NADH-quinone oxidoreductase subunit NuoB, with amino-acid sequence MVLEKAAKWSFSRSLWMIHYCSACGAVEFPPLVMSPLDWERYGYMPTPSPRQSDLYIGMGYLTKKTVKLFLNMYRQMPEPRLVLAGCNCTSTGGLYWDSYATYKRLDDFVEVEGWVPGCMPMPDDYTAMIEHVRRDIAGRGFEKYVSRIKPDAFKKIAELEELEKQWRLQYEEKMRAEASKPLNYDFKETYPACYEEDRELKICRTTVSPARLREVLVELKNKGYILLVNIDTVDYPEKGVIEVYYIVENPSDASQTWVKTYVGRAAPEIDSVSDIYPIAKYIEREVYEFMGIVFRNHPELKKWILEGNWEGPPPLRKDVDTAGFVVKTMYGGYRYGR
- a CDS encoding proton-conducting transporter membrane subunit, encoding MLGGIPVDALPALTVYVLIGGAFTSILLKALGVRPSATALYGGLILAFTAASSIVVYMEAQGRILLYTLGGFTPLVGIAYEVDLFSASLGLLVAVLGLLMYPLLHASSNSIGEYTVALYLGLVAGLLGVVYTGDVFNSFVMLEVLTISMLGLLASPGSIDAYRATLRYGLLAFVTGLVYFFAAALLYFAVGALNMGYIAAWNIFPGVVTGKALYASIPLSETLLFILLLMTWSLIAEEALAPLHFWLPDAYSAAPPAVAGLLAGVGEAVGYYLLLRLYYTVYSTIPWPVALMLRVVGAATIIVGGLGMVYSKRLLKTVSYSVILDTGYIAIAASLGPAGVPAVLSYIVAHAVVKPLLFTVSGWAAHARGSDSLEDLKGVFRGSTIMQLGFTTGALAVIGVPPTVLFAAKLSLYTGLLNGITSDPTLILSLAAALLGSGLALAGFIKAVSITVLSHDGEAGSPGTIIKGYTLLFTLLVLGLGVAYGPLVNSFIEPASSTLLYGRFNYALNALYSILKGG